In the genome of Arenicella xantha, the window TTTGAGCCTTGTGTATCAAACTTAGACCTAAGCGAGCCACACAACGAACCACTACCGCAAACGCAAATATTCCAATACACAGAGCAATAAGCACTGAATAATCCAGCATTCGGTGCTCGTAGTTTATGTTGCTCTCGCGGTTGAGTTGATAGAAAAACAGCAGCCACTGCCCAAACCAAGCAGCAAGGCAATAAAACAACAAGGTCCGACGCCAGGGTAGAACCAGTGGCAACAAATTAATAATTGCGAATATTGCGAGCAAGGCATACGTCAAGTTTTGCATTTACCCTTCGACCACCTTAAAAGTGGTCCCCCACATATGGCAAATCATTTGTAACTCTTCAAGCGCGGTTTGTTTAGGGTGCTGAGACAACGACATATAGATATTTTCTCCTCTATTGGCAGCACGGCGGTAGTTCGGCAGGCCAGACAAGCGTGAAAAAAAGATACTCTGATCCGCTTCACATTTAAACACTGGGGTTACTATTTCGATAAGCATCTTGTACCAATGGCACACAGCAGTTCAACACGCGCAGCAACCTCAATCACAGTAAGACTTTACGCACCACTTTCTACCAATTCCTTAATCTTGTAGGCTTTTTCAAAGTGGTCTAATTGGTGAACCTTAATCCACCAACTAGCCGCTTCCATTAACTGTTCTGGGTCATCATTCTTATTCGCAAAAAACGCATAAAACGATAGCCCAACATTTAGCCCCTTCTTACTGATTTTATCATCGCAAACTTGGATGATCTTATTTCTCAATGACTCTCTCATTAC includes:
- a CDS encoding DUF6500 family protein encodes the protein MRESLRNKIIQVCDDKISKKGLNVGLSFYAFFANKNDDPEQLMEAASWWIKVHQLDHFEKAYKIKELVESGA